One window of Triticum dicoccoides isolate Atlit2015 ecotype Zavitan chromosome 5A, WEW_v2.0, whole genome shotgun sequence genomic DNA carries:
- the LOC119299016 gene encoding release factor glutamine methyltransferase-like isoform X2 translates to MLSLSARSILSAFLPKPKPRRLLLLRPRRSSASASALTPPTPRTTTPDPPEDADPTPLFLRPPTHPVPEASLAAFRRRAAALVPPSAPHLHRHLRWLLADASAPAPSGADPAAPHLLRAPLDELEALWLRHVRDRRPFQYVVGNEHWKDLVVAVRDGVLIPRPETEAVVDMVAAVEGFQDGWWADLGTGSGAIAVAVARMLGPGGRVFATDVSEVAVEVARLNVQRYGVQDKVEIRRGSWFEPLEDVKGKLMGVISNPPYIPTDDLPGLQPEVGWHEPKLALDGGKDGLDHLLHLCEGLSSALMPGGFFVFETPIS, encoded by the exons atgCTCTCGCTGTCCGCCCGATCCATCCTCTCCGCCTTCCTCCCCAAACCcaaaccccgccgcctcctcctcctcagaccCCGCCgttcctccgcctccgcctccgcgctGACGCCGCCTACCCCGCGTACCACCACCCCCGACCCCCCGGAGGACGCAGACCCCACGCCGCTCTTCCTCCGCCCGCCGACCCACCCCGTCCCGGAGGCCTCACTCGCCGCCTTCCGCCGCCGGGCCGCCGCGCTCGTCCCGCCCTCCGCGCCGCACCTCCACCGCCACCTCCGCTGGCTCCTCGCGGACGCCTCCGCCCCCGCCCCGTCCGGCGCCGACCCGGCGGCGCCCCACCTCCTCCGCGCGCCGCTCGATGAGCTCGAGGCCCTGTGGCTCCGCCACGTCCGGGACAGGCGCCCGTTCCAGTACGTGGTCGGGAACGAGCACTGGAAGGATCTGGTGGTCGCGGTCCGGGACGGCGTGCTCATCCCGCGGCCCGAGACGGAGGCCGTCGTCGACATGGTCGCGGCGGTCGAGGGGTTCCAGGACGGGTGGTGGGCGGACCTCGGGACCGGGAGCGGCGCCATTGCCGTGGCCGTGGCCAGGATGCTGGGGCCCGGGGGGAGGGTGTTCGCCACCGACGTCAGCGAGGTCGCTGTTGAGGTCGCGCGGCTCAACGTCCAGAGGTACGGGGTGCAG GATAAAGTTGAGATAAGGCGCGGCTCATGGTTCGAACCTCTAGAAGATGTCAAAGGAAAACTGATGGGTGTCATTAGTAACCCTCCATACATACCAACTGATGATCTACCTGGCCTGCAACCTGAAGTTGGTTGGCATGAACCAAAATTGGCACTTGATGGAGGCAAAGATGGCCTTGATCATTTGCTTCATCTATGTgaagggttatcttcggcactgatgCCTGGAGGTTTCTTTGTTTTTGAG ACGCCTATCAGTTGA
- the LOC119299016 gene encoding release factor glutamine methyltransferase-like isoform X1: protein MLSLSARSILSAFLPKPKPRRLLLLRPRRSSASASALTPPTPRTTTPDPPEDADPTPLFLRPPTHPVPEASLAAFRRRAAALVPPSAPHLHRHLRWLLADASAPAPSGADPAAPHLLRAPLDELEALWLRHVRDRRPFQYVVGNEHWKDLVVAVRDGVLIPRPETEAVVDMVAAVEGFQDGWWADLGTGSGAIAVAVARMLGPGGRVFATDVSEVAVEVARLNVQRYGVQDKVEIRRGSWFEPLEDVKGKLMGVISNPPYIPTDDLPGLQPEVGWHEPKLALDGGKDGLDHLLHLCEGLSSALMPGGFFVFETNGNKQSEFLVDFISTKWSSSFCDVEAVLDFADIKRFVRGYRR from the exons atgCTCTCGCTGTCCGCCCGATCCATCCTCTCCGCCTTCCTCCCCAAACCcaaaccccgccgcctcctcctcctcagaccCCGCCgttcctccgcctccgcctccgcgctGACGCCGCCTACCCCGCGTACCACCACCCCCGACCCCCCGGAGGACGCAGACCCCACGCCGCTCTTCCTCCGCCCGCCGACCCACCCCGTCCCGGAGGCCTCACTCGCCGCCTTCCGCCGCCGGGCCGCCGCGCTCGTCCCGCCCTCCGCGCCGCACCTCCACCGCCACCTCCGCTGGCTCCTCGCGGACGCCTCCGCCCCCGCCCCGTCCGGCGCCGACCCGGCGGCGCCCCACCTCCTCCGCGCGCCGCTCGATGAGCTCGAGGCCCTGTGGCTCCGCCACGTCCGGGACAGGCGCCCGTTCCAGTACGTGGTCGGGAACGAGCACTGGAAGGATCTGGTGGTCGCGGTCCGGGACGGCGTGCTCATCCCGCGGCCCGAGACGGAGGCCGTCGTCGACATGGTCGCGGCGGTCGAGGGGTTCCAGGACGGGTGGTGGGCGGACCTCGGGACCGGGAGCGGCGCCATTGCCGTGGCCGTGGCCAGGATGCTGGGGCCCGGGGGGAGGGTGTTCGCCACCGACGTCAGCGAGGTCGCTGTTGAGGTCGCGCGGCTCAACGTCCAGAGGTACGGGGTGCAG GATAAAGTTGAGATAAGGCGCGGCTCATGGTTCGAACCTCTAGAAGATGTCAAAGGAAAACTGATGGGTGTCATTAGTAACCCTCCATACATACCAACTGATGATCTACCTGGCCTGCAACCTGAAGTTGGTTGGCATGAACCAAAATTGGCACTTGATGGAGGCAAAGATGGCCTTGATCATTTGCTTCATCTATGTgaagggttatcttcggcactgatgCCTGGAGGTTTCTTTGTTTTTGAG ACAAATGGCAACAAGCAGTCAGAGTTTCTTGTCGACTTCATTAGTACAAAGTGGAGCTCATCTTTTTGCGACGTGGAGGCAGTTTTAGACTTTGCAGACATCAAACGTTTTGTAAGAGGGTACCGCAGATGA